From Candidatus Fusobacterium pullicola, the proteins below share one genomic window:
- a CDS encoding glycosyltransferase, producing MKRLAIVNHNLGSGGAEKLIYDMAIELQKREIDFSVILLTSVNCIYGKRLLEKGIDVIYLSDRWDIYSPKNIFRLIRVLKNYDVIHTHIYSAQLWTALASLYLDKKRIYITTEHNTSNNRRGKSVFKVLDKIMYSRYEKIVSINKETELSLKNWIGDYEKKGKVIENGIDIESILNFKERTRKELGFKEEDILLCQIARLNIVKNHETSFKTLKELPQKYKLILLGEGERKDELLRLAGQLEISNRVYFLGYRDDVYGVLKAMDISLLTSQYEGLPISCLESMLLVPFIGSRVPGIKEVVAGYGELFELNNHLELKDLILKVVEDRELYEKLKRECNKRATEYSIKKCVDKYIEVYEGR from the coding sequence CATAATTTAGGCTCTGGTGGAGCCGAAAAACTAATATATGATATGGCAATAGAGTTACAAAAAAGAGAGATAGATTTTAGTGTAATTCTTTTAACCTCGGTAAACTGTATATATGGAAAAAGACTTCTAGAAAAAGGGATAGATGTAATATATCTGAGTGATAGATGGGATATATATAGTCCTAAAAATATCTTTAGATTGATAAGAGTTTTAAAAAATTATGATGTAATCCATACTCACATATACTCTGCTCAATTGTGGACAGCTTTAGCCTCTCTTTATTTGGATAAGAAAAGGATATATATTACAACAGAGCATAATACTAGTAACAACAGAAGAGGAAAGAGTGTTTTCAAAGTTTTAGATAAGATAATGTACTCTAGATATGAAAAAATAGTTAGTATAAATAAAGAAACGGAGTTAAGTCTAAAAAATTGGATAGGAGATTATGAGAAAAAAGGTAAAGTTATTGAGAATGGAATAGATATAGAGAGTATATTAAATTTTAAAGAGAGAACTAGAAAAGAACTAGGATTTAAAGAAGAGGATATACTTCTATGTCAGATAGCAAGGTTGAATATAGTAAAAAATCATGAAACATCTTTTAAGACTCTAAAGGAGCTACCTCAGAAGTATAAATTAATACTTTTAGGGGAAGGAGAGAGAAAGGATGAGCTATTAAGATTAGCTGGGCAACTAGAAATAAGTAATAGAGTATATTTCTTAGGATATAGAGATGATGTATATGGTGTACTAAAAGCAATGGATATATCATTATTAACCTCTCAATATGAGGGGCTCCCAATATCATGCTTAGAGAGTATGTTACTTGTTCCCTTTATAGGAAGTCGTGTGCCGGGAATTAAAGAGGTAGTAGCTGGATATGGAGAGCTATTTGAACTAAATAATCATCTGGAATTAAAAGATCTGATTTTGAAAGTTGTTGAAGATAGAGAGCTATATGAAAAATTAAAAAGAGAGTGTAATAAAAGAGCTACAGAGTATAGTATAAAAAAATGTGTAGATAAGTATATTGAAGTATATGAGGGGAGATAA